The Cytophagales bacterium genomic sequence ATGTATGGGCTAACTCCTCCGCTTATGCTTACCGTTGCGCTGCCTGTGTTATTTCCGCAATTTGCATCAGTGGTAGTTACTGTAAATAAGAAAGGATCGGGCTGAGTGAGGGTAACGCTTTTATTGGCAATGCAACCTGTAGAATCTGTAACCGTCAGTTCATAGGGCCCGGCAACCAAACCTGTGATAACCTGTCCGGTGCTTCCGTTTGACCACTGGTAAGTAAAAGGCGCTGTTCCGCCTGATACACTCACAGCAATTGAACCATCTGAACCACCATTACAGGTAATATCATTTGCTGCCACCACCGTGATAACTGGCCCGTTATTGTCGCTGATGATGGCGATCTCAAAGTTTGAGCAACCATTGTCGTCTGTAACGGTTACAACATAAATACCTGAAGCCAGGCTGTCTGCATCGGGCAGCGTATCTCCGCTTGACCAGGAATAAGTATAAGGAAGGGTGCCAAAAGTAACAGCGACTGATGCGCTGCCATCTGAATTGCCGCAAGTGGCATCTGTTGGAGTGATGGCCAGGATCATTTCAGGGGTTGAAATAACAGTGACCGTTGCTATTTCTAAACAGCCGATAGAATCGGTTACAGCCACATTATAAGTGCCTGCACACAGGTTTGTTGCAGTGGCAGTAGTCTGTGATGAAGGGTCGTCCCATAAATAGCTGTAAGGTTCGGTACCTCCGAAGCCTATTCCAGTTGCTGTGCCATTGCATACGGCAATACAGGAGGCATTTGTGTTGGCTGTGCCGATGGTTAGGATATATAAAGTTGAAATGGTAACGCTGCCGGTGGCGGTGCAGCCGTTAGAATCGGTTATTGTCACTGAATATGTGCCTGCGCATAGATTTGGAAATGTTTGTGTAACGGGCATTGATGGGTCGTCCCACAGGTAAGTGTAAGGTGGGGTGCCTCCTGAAACAATTGCGGTTGCAGCGCCATCACACACGCCATTGCATGTGGCGTTGGTGACAGTAAATGAAACTGAAAGCGAATCGGGCTCTGTGATGCTTATGGTATCTGAAACGTTACAGCCTAAGCTGTCGGTAACGGATACCCAATAACTACCTGCTGCAAGCCCTGATATTGAATCTGTGGTATCTCCGGTTGACCAGAGGTAAGTGTAAGGCGTTGTGCCACCTGTTGCTGTAACCGTTGCTGTGCCGTTATTGCTACCGCAAGTGGCAGGTACAATAGTAACAGAATCGGTAATGGCTGTCAATACCGTTAAATTAGTTGTAACAATACTATCGCAACTGTTAACCGCTGTTAATGTATCAGTGTAAGTTGCGCTCACGGTGTAAGTGTTTGTTCCAACGGTTACGCTTTCTCCTGCGCACACGGTGGGCGATTGTGAAAATGTGTTTGCAGGCAGTACAGTTAAATTAGTTGTTACCGTACTGTCGCACCCATTGACTAATGAAGTTAAGGTATCAATATAGGTATTGCTCACGGTGTAAGTGTTTGTTCCAACGGTTACGCTTTGCCCTGCGCACACGGTGGGCGATTGTGAAAATGTGTTTGCAGGCAGCACAGTTAAATTAGTTGTTACCGTACTGTCGCACCCATTGACTAATGAAGTTAAGGTATCAATATAGGTATTGCTCACNNNNNNNNNNNNNNNNNNNNNNNNNNNNNNNNNNNNNNNNNNNNNNNNNNNNNNNNNNNNNNNNNNNNNNNNNNNNNNNNNNNNNNNNNNNNNNNNNNNNGGTGTAAGTGTTTGTTCCAACGGTTACGCTTTGTCCT encodes the following:
- a CDS encoding T9SS type A sorting domain-containing protein produces the protein MSNTYIDTLTSLVNGCDSTVTTNLTVLPANTFSQSPTVCAGQSVTVGTNTYTVSNTYIDTLTSLVNGCDSTVTTNLTVLPANTFSQSPTVCAGESVTVGTNTYTVSATYTDTLTAVNSCDSIVTTNLTVLTAITDSVTIVPATCGSNNGTATVTATGGTTPYTYLWSTGDTTDSISGLAAGSYWVSVTDSLGCNVSDTISITEPDSLSVSFTVTNATCNGVCDGAATAIVSGGTPPYTYLWDDPSMPVTQTFPNLCAGTYSVTITDSNGCTATGSVTISTLYILTIGTANTNASCIAVCNGTATGIGFGGTEPYSYLWDDPSSQTTATATNLCAGTYNVAVTDSIGCLEIATVTVISTPEMILAITPTDATCGNSDGSASVAVTFGTLPYTYSWSSGDTLPDADSLASGIYVVTVTDDNGCSNFEIAIISDNNGPVITVVAANDITCNGGSDGSIAVSVSGGTAPFTYQWSNGSTGQVITGLVAGPYELTVTDSTGCIANKSVTLTQPDPFLFTVTTTDANCGNNTGSATVSISGGVSPYIYQWGTGGTDSTEDSLTAGVYTVSVSDANNCTDSATAAVSDIGGATITIDSIIDGGCGADLGSIYITLTGGSGDYTYLWSNNSSTQDLVGVSSGTYSVTVTDTTNGCIATESAHISGVPATDASICLVTVDSATGSNLVVWEKLQTQGVQSYNIYRESSQAGTYYLIGNVPVDSVSVFTDTLSNPLQQAYRYRISVVDSCGNESEKSQLHKTMHLTINEGLGGVINLIWDHYEGFGFLTYYIHRYTTSTGWVEIDSIASTLTSRTDFSPPPANLSYRVVVKHPASCDPNLSKVLIYNSARSNVSNRLLPTGVRHYTLVNDQLKIYPNPAKDELIIEFSFTDQQETEVAIYNLTGNLIYKIPQQKIANELFKVDFSGRPTGIYYVKVKTPQEIFIKKIVLMR